A genomic region of Mesobacillus jeotgali contains the following coding sequences:
- a CDS encoding C40 family peptidase → MKKKAASLMTAAILTSAFSGIASADTYTVKKGDTLSHIAHTYKTTVIELKKNNKLSSDLIYVNQTLTVPGTVIVTKPVVAPAKPNANTDTTSAFVVISGDTLGKIASQHKITLSDLMKWNNLSGHLIYPGQRLKVSNGTSQSAPAPAIAQPAPDQVVSTPSIPAQPAKSAQAEYTIKSGDTLSGISKQFGVSVQELKKLNNLKSDMIYVGQKLLVIKKADSTPSAPVQVPAKQPDPTVDSEVLAIAQELIGVPYVWGGSTPEGFDCSGFIYYAFNKAGMKMGRYSSEGYYNRSYYVNDPQPGDLVFFENTYKPGISHMGIYLGNNEFIHASDNGVVITSLDNSYYKKHFDGFKRFY, encoded by the coding sequence TTGAAGAAAAAAGCCGCTTCTCTTATGACTGCCGCTATTCTGACTTCTGCCTTCTCCGGTATCGCTTCCGCAGACACATATACTGTTAAAAAAGGGGATACATTATCCCATATTGCACATACATATAAAACAACTGTCATTGAATTGAAGAAAAACAATAAATTATCTTCTGATTTAATTTATGTGAACCAGACATTAACAGTTCCAGGTACCGTGATTGTGACTAAGCCCGTTGTTGCGCCTGCAAAACCCAATGCCAATACGGACACAACTTCCGCTTTTGTTGTAATTAGCGGCGATACGCTCGGTAAGATTGCCTCCCAGCATAAAATCACACTTAGTGATCTTATGAAATGGAACAATCTGAGCGGCCACTTGATTTATCCTGGCCAAAGGCTTAAGGTATCCAACGGAACGAGCCAGTCTGCTCCGGCACCTGCCATAGCCCAGCCAGCTCCGGATCAAGTCGTCAGCACGCCAAGCATCCCTGCTCAGCCAGCTAAGTCTGCACAAGCCGAATACACCATTAAATCCGGTGATACACTGAGCGGAATCAGCAAGCAGTTCGGTGTGTCCGTCCAGGAGCTAAAAAAACTGAATAACCTTAAATCGGACATGATCTATGTCGGACAAAAATTACTGGTGATCAAGAAGGCAGATTCAACACCTTCTGCACCAGTCCAGGTACCTGCAAAGCAGCCTGATCCTACTGTTGACTCAGAAGTACTTGCCATCGCACAGGAACTGATCGGTGTTCCCTATGTTTGGGGCGGAAGCACACCAGAGGGTTTTGATTGCAGCGGATTTATCTACTATGCCTTCAACAAAGCCGGCATGAAGATGGGCCGCTATTCATCCGAGGGCTATTACAATCGTTCCTACTATGTGAACGATCCACAGCCAGGCGATTTAGTATTCTTTGAGAACACATATAAACCAGGCATCTCTCATATGGGTATCTATCTCGGAAACAATGAATTCATCCATGCAAGTGATAACGGCGTTGTCATTACCAGCCTGGACAATTCATATTATAAGAAACATTTTGATGGATTTAAAAGATTCTACTAA
- a CDS encoding efflux RND transporter periplasmic adaptor subunit: MKKKTTILLTAGILFVSANLYLALKDDSKAVRSSYINKWATVGKESLTETLQASGVVTPKDEHYIYYNEVSGEFKSFLVKEGDKIDSSTTLFEYSSDNIDEDLAELEAERSQLVRESTLIEEQIQQLLYLQSVSISSSNNSAPVFGDGSSGSDSSDLLLVSIEKEIYDKQLEKSRVKAEIDKYDDLIDAYDGSDELGRSSEVAGTVKKINYELKNPIITIISDIPKVEGVFTEQDLKNVEEGMEVYIKSDLFKGTVGGTLTKIAEYPETDPSVKNESRYPFEIELEQDQNQDPIVKGTHVDVDVVINQVVNASTVPEKSVKKGKKNSYIYVLNEKGVVEERKIKKGLTEGDKVEVKKGAKFGEIVMKNPDKIQQVNSPFFNRLNIELLKKKTFKEEGKRTIFKHIMVGFFK, from the coding sequence ATGAAAAAGAAAACCACAATCTTGCTAACGGCAGGCATCCTGTTTGTATCTGCCAACTTATATTTGGCATTAAAGGATGACAGTAAAGCGGTGCGATCTTCTTATATTAACAAGTGGGCAACAGTAGGCAAGGAAAGTCTGACAGAGACACTGCAGGCATCAGGTGTCGTCACCCCTAAAGATGAGCATTATATATACTATAATGAGGTTTCCGGAGAGTTTAAGAGCTTCCTGGTAAAAGAAGGGGATAAAATTGACAGCAGCACCACTCTTTTTGAATATTCCTCTGATAACATTGATGAGGATTTGGCAGAACTGGAAGCGGAAAGAAGTCAACTTGTAAGGGAATCAACTCTGATTGAAGAACAGATTCAACAGCTTCTTTATCTGCAGTCTGTCTCCATTTCTTCCTCAAATAACAGTGCGCCAGTATTCGGAGACGGCTCCTCGGGAAGCGACTCCTCAGATTTATTACTTGTGTCAATCGAAAAAGAAATATACGATAAGCAACTTGAAAAAAGCAGGGTAAAGGCTGAAATCGATAAATATGATGATTTGATTGATGCTTATGATGGCAGTGATGAGCTTGGCAGAAGCAGTGAAGTTGCAGGCACAGTGAAAAAAATTAATTATGAATTGAAAAATCCGATTATCACCATTATTTCTGATATACCAAAGGTCGAAGGGGTTTTTACAGAGCAAGATTTGAAGAATGTAGAGGAAGGTATGGAAGTCTACATTAAATCTGACTTATTCAAAGGGACTGTCGGCGGAACACTGACAAAAATTGCTGAATACCCTGAGACAGATCCATCTGTGAAAAATGAAAGCCGCTATCCTTTTGAAATCGAACTAGAGCAGGACCAGAATCAGGATCCGATCGTAAAAGGAACCCATGTCGATGTCGATGTCGTCATAAACCAGGTTGTAAATGCATCAACTGTTCCAGAAAAGTCGGTGAAAAAAGGTAAGAAGAACAGTTACATTTATGTATTGAATGAAAAAGGTGTAGTTGAGGAACGTAAGATTAAAAAAGGCTTGACCGAGGGTGACAAGGTTGAAGTTAAGAAAGGAGCAAAATTTGGAGAAATCGTCATGAAAAATCCAGATAAAATCCAGCAGGTAAACAGTCCATTCTTTAACAGGCTGAACATAGAGTTACTTAAGAAGAAAACCTTCAAAGAAGAAGGGAAAAGAACCATATTCAAGCATATTATGGTGGGATTTTTTAAGTAA
- a CDS encoding SWIM zinc finger family protein, which produces MAVIPDNQATIFKEAAKKLNTMLKPEVEEDARLVQKGLMLYRQGTVHHLKYMVKSIWATVQDVTPVRVYINISDPEESSCTCPAGSFCRHRLAAFFQAYGDVASVSDWVEAWRKPAKEQLNAEKWGLQRAKDLVKKDTRAGHDYDSWAASFRVSFEEIVKGQGEPRAYVVPGLFRSYIRRVEASAPLEVVWKNLYMIAASVHSFNLLTELARELGHDDEPTMDRYYRPLFEDLFNDAEEYIERLAYGTMPFSFDTFLEKLKDETIGLTVPDASVGYDRIDLYRLLWEKLFKNGSWRDTERTRLEAFGDGKRDQIEEIALIHQLVLAKHDGDALKRFTSLPVSSLPYMFYWLDGFRVQREWNRMGPFIEYLVQQLRNYLKHLGDYYACKKFTRYALKLVGAFTREIGRGELYDRALAQAMPYSFYEYEDSLFEKKQYEQWGELQSYFGFEYNSISSERIKLLQKEAPEVLIPLYHQMVGDLIEMKNRSSYKQAARLLKKLRTVYKKLKRVPEWEEFFGKLLVRTKRLRAFHEECTRSKLIEVE; this is translated from the coding sequence GTGGCTGTCATACCTGATAACCAGGCAACGATTTTTAAAGAAGCTGCCAAAAAACTGAATACGATGCTCAAGCCGGAGGTCGAGGAGGATGCGCGTCTTGTCCAGAAGGGGCTGATGCTCTATCGCCAGGGGACGGTCCACCATCTGAAGTATATGGTGAAGTCGATCTGGGCGACGGTCCAGGACGTGACGCCGGTTCGTGTGTACATAAATATTTCGGACCCTGAAGAGAGTAGTTGTACCTGCCCTGCTGGGTCGTTTTGCCGGCACCGTTTAGCTGCGTTTTTTCAGGCTTATGGTGATGTCGCGAGTGTTTCCGACTGGGTCGAAGCCTGGCGCAAGCCTGCAAAGGAGCAGCTGAATGCTGAAAAATGGGGCTTGCAGCGCGCGAAGGATCTGGTTAAGAAGGATACCCGGGCTGGACATGATTACGATAGCTGGGCCGCCTCTTTTCGCGTAAGCTTCGAGGAAATCGTCAAGGGCCAGGGAGAACCGAGGGCATATGTTGTACCCGGATTGTTCCGTTCCTATATTCGGCGTGTTGAGGCTTCCGCTCCGCTGGAGGTCGTTTGGAAAAACCTTTATATGATCGCAGCGTCGGTCCATTCCTTTAATCTGCTCACAGAACTGGCCCGCGAACTTGGACACGATGATGAACCAACAATGGACCGGTATTACAGGCCGCTTTTCGAGGATCTATTCAATGATGCCGAGGAATACATTGAGCGCCTTGCTTATGGGACGATGCCGTTTTCTTTTGATACGTTTCTGGAAAAACTTAAGGATGAAACGATCGGTTTGACGGTGCCCGATGCTTCTGTAGGCTATGACCGGATTGATTTATACCGGCTGTTATGGGAAAAGCTTTTTAAAAATGGCAGCTGGCGTGATACAGAGCGGACTCGCCTTGAAGCGTTTGGCGATGGCAAGCGGGATCAGATTGAGGAAATTGCTTTGATTCATCAGCTTGTTTTAGCAAAGCATGACGGAGACGCTTTGAAGCGATTCACCTCCCTCCCTGTCAGTTCCCTTCCATATATGTTTTACTGGCTAGACGGCTTCCGTGTACAGCGCGAATGGAACAGGATGGGACCATTCATTGAATACCTCGTCCAGCAGCTGCGGAATTACCTGAAGCATCTCGGGGATTATTATGCTTGTAAAAAATTCACGCGTTATGCGTTGAAGCTGGTTGGCGCTTTTACCCGCGAAATTGGTCGCGGCGAGCTGTACGACCGCGCGCTGGCACAGGCAATGCCATACAGCTTTTACGAATATGAAGATTCCTTGTTTGAAAAAAAGCAGTACGAACAATGGGGCGAATTGCAGTCCTACTTTGGCTTTGAATATAATTCGATTTCAAGCGAGCGGATTAAGCTTTTACAAAAGGAAGCTCCAGAAGTTCTGATTCCGCTGTATCACCAGATGGTCGGCGATTTAATCGAGATGAAAAACCGCAGCAGCTACAAACAGGCTGCACGGTTGCTGAAAAAACTGCGCACCGTCTATAAAAAACTTAAGCGAGTCCCAGAGTGGGAAGAGTTTTTCGGGAAACTGCTAGTGAGGACGAAACGACTGCGCGCTTTTCACGAAGAATGTACACGGAGCAAGCTGATTGAGGTCGAGTGA
- a CDS encoding DEAD/DEAH box helicase produces MLEIKQIHIDVMPVAGGRYFLSAEDFDGFELKPSDWKKLLFFRHKESYYGTMLDSDKWGPAEGVTLSAWQLVTLFGEESFNRLVEWEWDDLGDICLSTAHAIYDAILAKEWHPDFTQLDGEDFRWKLPVSVLDEFHEPFWDEPLKINDEKLAVRDFVADLFHHALDSYFHENETMKYLLGDKLDVLRKKQLSASQLAAYFDEDRWLEWIGLKENPAPFSTGMRLEEPMDGLGDWKLGLFLRGKEEPMLIEARDYESYPAGWDFFSERIEDEEKRLAAIFPWIEEDGRLKSDLTEDEAWMFLTEASETLIALGIEILLPSWWEAIKNANLKVKARLKGQTGYRRSFVGLNAMLDYDWRFSMNGVDLSEDDFQRLVNEKRRLVYLKGRWIKLDHGFIRQIQEMMKKADKEGLHIRDLLQQELSDEEDDGEGLDDPRAFAKIQIELNRHWKQMMKQLSETKEIPDLPVPAGLHGELRPYQKLGMNWLQFLRKYGFGALLADDMGLGKTIQLISYILSVKEQENDDHPSLIICPTSVLGNWQKEIERFAPDLRVHLHYGPNRLKGSSFTEEANGSDIVLTSYGLTHLDFEELESVEWSSIAIDEAQNIKNADTKQSRAVRKLKGKHHIALTGTPMENRLSELWSIFDFTNRGYLGSAGQFQKQFILPIEKEDKKEKITQLQSLIKPFLLRRTKKDEDVALNLPDKVEQKEYCPLSAEQASLYEQLVKDTFAQIETLSSFERKGLILQLLSRLKQLCNHPALYLKEEKPKHLIDRSAKMEKMIELVSAVLEQEESCIIFTQYIGMGEMIQSALKKKFGIDVPFLNGSLPKTKRDELITKFQNREFPVFLLSLKAGGTGLNLTAANHVVHYDRWWNPAVENQATDRAYRIGQSRFVHVHKLISTGTLEEKIDAMLEKKQSLNDQIIQSDSWITELSTDELHELVFLS; encoded by the coding sequence ATGCTTGAGATTAAGCAGATTCATATAGATGTGATGCCGGTTGCGGGTGGGCGGTATTTTTTGAGTGCGGAGGATTTTGATGGTTTTGAACTCAAACCCTCTGACTGGAAGAAGTTGCTTTTTTTCCGCCATAAGGAGAGTTATTATGGAACGATGCTGGATTCGGATAAATGGGGTCCTGCTGAGGGTGTGACGTTAAGTGCCTGGCAGCTTGTGACGCTATTTGGCGAGGAGAGCTTCAACCGGCTTGTTGAGTGGGAATGGGATGACCTTGGCGATATCTGCCTGTCGACAGCCCATGCAATTTATGATGCAATCCTCGCGAAGGAATGGCATCCTGATTTTACCCAGCTTGATGGCGAGGATTTCCGCTGGAAGCTTCCTGTAAGTGTACTTGATGAATTTCATGAGCCGTTTTGGGATGAACCTCTCAAGATAAATGATGAGAAGCTGGCTGTGCGTGATTTTGTGGCCGACCTGTTCCATCATGCCCTGGATTCTTATTTCCATGAAAATGAAACGATGAAGTATCTGCTGGGCGATAAGCTTGATGTGCTGCGGAAAAAGCAGCTCTCGGCTTCGCAGCTGGCAGCTTACTTTGATGAGGACCGCTGGCTTGAATGGATTGGGTTAAAGGAAAATCCTGCTCCTTTTTCGACTGGCATGCGTCTAGAAGAGCCAATGGATGGTCTCGGTGACTGGAAGCTTGGGTTATTTTTGCGCGGAAAAGAAGAGCCGATGCTGATTGAAGCCCGTGACTATGAAAGCTATCCTGCTGGCTGGGACTTTTTTAGCGAAAGAATCGAGGATGAAGAAAAGCGGCTGGCTGCAATTTTCCCATGGATTGAGGAGGATGGCCGCCTGAAGTCTGACTTGACCGAGGATGAAGCGTGGATGTTTTTGACCGAAGCGAGCGAAACGCTGATTGCGCTCGGCATTGAAATCCTCCTTCCTTCGTGGTGGGAAGCGATCAAGAACGCTAATCTGAAGGTGAAGGCACGTCTGAAAGGCCAGACTGGCTATCGCCGCTCGTTTGTCGGCTTGAATGCGATGCTCGATTACGATTGGCGTTTTTCCATGAACGGTGTTGACCTGAGCGAGGATGATTTCCAGCGCCTTGTGAATGAGAAGCGTCGACTTGTGTATCTGAAGGGCCGCTGGATCAAGCTTGACCATGGATTCATCCGCCAGATTCAGGAAATGATGAAAAAAGCGGATAAGGAAGGCTTGCACATCCGCGACCTGCTGCAGCAGGAGCTGTCTGATGAAGAAGATGACGGAGAAGGACTGGATGATCCGCGAGCTTTCGCGAAAATCCAGATCGAGCTGAACCGTCACTGGAAGCAGATGATGAAGCAGCTGTCTGAAACAAAGGAAATCCCGGACTTGCCGGTGCCTGCCGGATTGCATGGTGAACTTCGTCCTTATCAGAAGCTCGGCATGAACTGGCTTCAGTTTTTGCGGAAATACGGATTTGGCGCGTTGCTGGCTGATGACATGGGTCTCGGGAAAACAATTCAGCTGATTTCTTATATCTTGTCGGTAAAAGAACAGGAAAACGATGACCATCCATCACTGATCATCTGCCCTACTTCCGTTCTCGGAAACTGGCAAAAAGAAATCGAGCGCTTCGCTCCTGATCTGCGTGTCCACCTGCATTACGGACCGAACCGCCTTAAGGGCAGCAGTTTTACCGAAGAAGCTAATGGCTCGGACATTGTACTGACTTCCTATGGCCTGACGCATCTGGACTTCGAGGAGCTTGAGAGTGTTGAATGGAGCAGCATCGCAATTGATGAGGCACAGAATATCAAGAACGCGGATACGAAGCAGTCGCGGGCGGTGCGGAAGCTGAAGGGCAAGCATCATATTGCCCTGACTGGGACGCCGATGGAAAACCGACTGTCTGAGCTGTGGTCAATTTTCGACTTCACGAATCGAGGTTATCTTGGCAGTGCGGGGCAGTTCCAGAAGCAGTTCATCCTGCCGATTGAAAAAGAAGACAAGAAGGAAAAAATCACACAACTTCAGTCGCTGATCAAGCCATTCCTGCTGAGACGGACGAAGAAGGATGAAGATGTGGCGCTGAATTTGCCTGACAAGGTCGAGCAGAAGGAATACTGCCCGCTATCAGCTGAGCAGGCTTCATTATACGAGCAGCTTGTAAAGGATACCTTCGCGCAGATTGAAACACTATCGAGCTTCGAGCGAAAAGGCTTGATTTTACAGTTACTGAGCAGGCTGAAGCAACTGTGTAACCACCCTGCACTGTATTTGAAAGAGGAAAAGCCTAAGCATCTGATTGACCGCTCTGCCAAGATGGAGAAAATGATAGAGCTGGTGAGCGCTGTGCTCGAACAGGAAGAAAGCTGCATCATTTTCACCCAGTACATCGGCATGGGCGAGATGATCCAGTCCGCGTTGAAAAAGAAATTCGGCATCGATGTCCCGTTCCTGAACGGCAGCCTGCCGAAGACAAAACGTGATGAATTGATCACGAAATTCCAGAATCGAGAGTTCCCTGTGTTCCTGCTTTCGCTAAAGGCCGGCGGAACCGGTCTGAATCTGACTGCTGCAAACCACGTTGTCCACTACGACCGCTGGTGGAATCCGGCTGTTGAAAACCAGGCAACCGACCGAGCATACCGCATCGGGCAAAGCCGCTTCGTGCACGTGCATAAACTGATCAGCACCGGCACACTGGAGGAAAAAATCGACGCCATGCTCGAGAAGAAGCAGTCGCTGAATGACCAGATCATCCAGAGCGACAGCTGGATTACCGAGCTTTCGACTGATGAATTGCATGAGTTGGTGTTTTTGTCGTAG
- a CDS encoding DUF6843 domain-containing protein — MAVKRIFLLLSSIVFLAACSFEEEKTNNIFLVPEGYEGTIMVYYDIPNTPPLKKEGEYTVIPVKLEGLEELEGTHISQYGIYFTSTLDMKYGLVNDKYFYVDADGKRTKIDDYCTHGMGNGSFTGESEKEVKYQGIQITASNCGESFFLDGYEDYYIQKDAIQDHWMNHFDQHNF, encoded by the coding sequence ATGGCAGTGAAAAGAATTTTTTTATTATTATCTTCAATTGTATTTCTAGCAGCATGTAGTTTCGAAGAAGAAAAAACAAACAATATCTTTCTTGTCCCTGAGGGTTATGAGGGTACCATTATGGTTTATTACGATATACCGAATACACCACCTTTAAAAAAAGAAGGAGAGTACACAGTCATACCTGTTAAGCTTGAAGGATTGGAAGAATTAGAGGGCACACATATAAGTCAATATGGTATTTATTTCACCTCAACTCTGGATATGAAGTATGGACTTGTAAACGATAAGTATTTTTACGTAGATGCAGATGGAAAAAGGACTAAAATCGATGACTACTGTACTCACGGAATGGGAAATGGAAGCTTTACAGGAGAGAGTGAAAAAGAGGTTAAATACCAAGGAATCCAAATAACAGCTAGCAACTGTGGGGAATCATTTTTTCTTGATGGTTACGAAGACTACTATATTCAAAAAGATGCAATACAAGACCATTGGATGAATCATTTTGACCAACACAATTTTTAA